The DNA region TTTTAGAATCCAGATTAGATAACGCGGTTTTTAGATGCGGGTTTGCTCTTTCGCGGACGATGGCCAGGCAGATGGTTAGTCACGGCCATATTTTAGTCAATGGTCGAAAGATTAATATTCCTTCTTACGGCGTTAAACCTGAAGATACGATTCAACTGCGCCCGCAAAGTTTAAATAAAGGAATTTTCAGCAATCTTGATTTATTTTTAAAAAAACATAAGGCCGCGCCGTGGTTAAGTGTTGATAAATCAAAAAAAGAATGTAGAATTTTAACTAAGCCGTCAGATGAAGCGTTTTCCGGCATAAATATCAATGCGATAATAGAATTTTATTCACGTTAATCTAAAAAAAAATGGAAATAATATTACCATCTAAACCAAAAATTATTGAAGAAACCGAATTCAAGGGTGTTTATGAAATTGAAGGCTTATATCCGGGTTATGGCCACACTTTAGGCAATAGTTTAAGAAGAATACTTCTTTCTTCTTTGCCCGGCGCGGCGATTATTACGGTTAAAATAAGCGGCGTGGAACACGAATTTTCCACGATTGAAGGAGTAAAAGAAGACGTTATTAATATACTTTTGAATCTTAAAAATATTCGTTTGAAGATCCATGCCGAAGAGCCTCAGATTCTTACTTTAAGAGCGGAAAAACAAAAAAAGATAACCGCCAAAGACATTAAAACTCCTTCTCAAGTGGAAATTATCAATAAGGACGCGCCGATCGCGACTTTAACTTCAAAAAACAGCAAATTAAACGCTGAAATTGTTGCGATAAAAGGCATCGGTTATGTTCCTCGCGAAATGATCGTGAAAGATAAAGTTGAAGTCGGAACTATGGTGCTTGACGCGATTTTTACGCCGATTAAAAAAGTAAACTACGAGGTGGAAAATATGCGGGTCGGCGACCGGACGGATTTCAACCGTTTGCGGATTTCATTGCAAACTGACGGAACGATTTCTCCAAAAGAAGCCTTTGAAAGCGCGGTGAATATAATGATTAAACAGCTGAAAGCCATTTCCGGCTGGAAAGAATCGGAAATGAAAGAGGATAAAGAGGCGCCCCAGTTAAAAAATGTTGTTTTATCTAAAAAAGAAACGCCGGAAAAAATAAACCCCGTTAAATTTCGCGGAGCGAAAGATTTAACTGGGGTAAAAATAGAAGACCTGAATCTTTCCTCGCGCATTCTTAGCGCTCTTAAAGAAGCAGGCATCAAAACAATCGGCGGTTTAACCAAGAAAAAGGAAGAAAATTTATTAAAGATTGAAGGTTTTGGAAAAAAAGCGCTTGAAGAAATTAAAGAATCGCTTAATAATTTAGGATTGTCGCTTAAAGAATAAATATGAGGCATCAGAAAAAAAACAGAAAATTCGGGTTAGTGCGGAAAGTAAGGCGAGCGCTTTTAAAAGGGCTTAGCCGGTCTTTGATAAAATATGAGCGCATAAAAACCACCGAAGCTAAAGCAAAAGAACTGCGCCCTTTAGTGGAGCGCTTGGTCACAAAATCAAAGATAGACACGATCCATCATCGCCGTCGCGCGGCGCGCCTGCTCGGCAAAGAAGAAACAAAAAAAATTTTCACGGAAATCGCTCCGCGTTATCTTGAACGATCGGGAGGATATACGCGGATTGTTAAATTACAAAGAAGAAAAAAAGACGATGCCCGAATGGCGATAATTGAATTTATATGACGGAGCATGAAATAGACGTTAAAGGAAAAAGTTTAGGCCGCGCCGCTTCGGAAGCGGCGGCGATTTTACGCGGCAAGAATCGGCCGGATTTCGTTCCGCATCTCGCGCCAAAAATAAAGCTAAAAATTTTAAACGTGAACGGGATTAATATCAAAGAAGCAAAAAAAGAAAAAAAATTTTATAAACGTTATTCCGGTTATCCTTCCGGTTTGAAAGAAATTAAAATGAAAGATGTTTTGGTGAAAGACAGCCGCGAGGTTTTTCGCAAAGCAGTTTGGGGAATGCTTCCAAAAAATAAATTAAGATCCGAAATGATTAAAAATTTACTTTTTGAAAAATAGAATGTTATCTTCAAATTTAAAAAAAGAGAAAGTGGATAAAAAAAAGACGCCTAAACCAAAACTTGAAAAAATCGCTGTCCATAAAAAGAAAATAATTCCTGAAAAAACCGTTGATAACGGAAAAAAAGATCAAAATTATATTGAAGGCGTGGGAAGAAGAAAGACTTCGGTTGCCAGAGTCAGGATTATTGAGGGCGGCAAGAATTTTATTGTGAACGGAAAGGATTATGCGGCATATTTTCCTACTTTGGAGATGAAGCGGATTGTTGATGGCGCTTTTGATAAAGTGGGCGTTTTGAATCGTTTCGGAGCAGAAGCGCATATTTACGGCGGCGGCATTCATTCCCAGGCGGAAGCGCTTCGCCACGGTTTAGCCCGCGCGCTGGTAAAATACAACGCTGATTTCAGAAAACGGCTTAAAAAATCCAGTTATTTGAAACGCGATCCTCGAATGAAAGAACGCCGCAAATTCGGCCTTAAAAAAGCCAGAAAATCCCCGCAGTGGAAGAAAAGATAATCACTTATCTTTTCTTCCGAAGCGAAGCGGAGGTGGACGAAAAGATAACTGCTTATCTTTTTTTCCGGTTCTTTGTGTAGCAAAGAAATTGCCGATGTGCCGAAGGCACGAGGCAATAGGTGGACGAAAAGATAAAAAAAATGTATCTTAACTTAATTAAGATGGGGGGCGCGTCGCATAGCGGCAATTGCATTTGGCTGTAAACCAAACGTCCTAACGGACTACGGGGGTTCGAGTCCCTCCGCGCCCATCGCGAGCGAATGCCTTTTGGCATTCGCGCGAGGGACTCGAAAGCCGGAGCGATGTTCCGCGAAGCGGAACAAGCGAGGCGGGGTCGCGAGAAATTTCCGTTAGGAAATTTACTTGTGACCGAGTCCCTCCGCGCCCATCGCGAGCGAATGCCTTTTGGCATTCGCGCGAGGGACTATCTTGTTATATCAAGCCGATGTAGCTCAGCTGGCAGAGCAACTCCATGGTAAGGAGTAGGTCCGCGGTTCAAGTCCGCGCATCGGCTCCGGAATTATTTATTTATCATTAAATATGAGCCAAGATAATTTAATAAAAATTCAATGCGGCGCCTGTAAAAGAGTTAATTATTGGTCTCGCAAAAACAAGAAAAAAGTTGAGCGGAAGATTGAGCTTAAAAAATTTTGCAAATGGTGCCGGAAACACACCGCTCATAAAGAATCAAAAAAGTAATTATTGGCCATGCTGGCCAATAAATGGGCGCGTCGGTTAATGGCAAACCAACGGTCTCCAAAACCGTGACTGCAGGTTCAACTCCTGCCGCGCCCGCAGTGAACAAAGTTTTTTTTATTTGCCTTTTCTCTCAATAAAATTTATTATTAATTCAGCAGCTTGAAAATTTCATAATTTTAGAAAGGAGGAGATAATGGCAAAAAAGAAAAAGCCGTCACCCGGTTTAAAGGCACGGGAGGAAATGCGTTTTGAAAGCCGTCTCGCAAAAGTCGGCCAGGAACTCAAGCGCGTTAAAACGAAATATCGTTCCGCATTAGATGAATTGATTATTCTTGAACGCCAGAACGAAGCGCTCGTGGCTTTCAGCGGCCCGGCGGAAACGTTCAAAATCAGCCCTAAAATACCTGTCGGCGACTCGGAATCAACCGCATTTATGATTGCCAGTGATTGGCATCTTGAAGAGGAAGTTGAACCAAGCGTTGTCAATGAATTAAATAAGTTTAACATTGACATTGCATATCGGCGTGCGACGCAGTTTTTTCGCAATGGGTTGCGGCTGGTGGAGATCAATCGGCAAGCGACTGTCATCAAGACGCTGGTTTTGGCGCTGTTGGGGGATTTTTTTTCCAACGATATTCACGAAGAGTTGATGGAAATAAATCAGCTGCTTCCAATTGATGCGGCGAACAAGGCGCGGGAGTTGCTGACGTCCGGTATAGTTTTTTTATTGGAAAACGGGAAGTTTGATGAGATTGTTATTCCGTGCCATTCCGGAAATCATGCCCGGACCACTTTGAAAAACCGTATTGCCACGGAACGCGGCCATTCGCTTGAATATATGGTTTATGCGAGTCTTGCGCGGGAATTTAAGAACGAGCCGCGGTTAAAGTTTTTATTGGCTGACGGTTATCATTCGTATATTGAAGTATATGGCCGGACGATTCGATTCCATCATGGCCATCAGATTCGCTATTACGGCGGCGTGGGCGGTATCTATATCCCGGTTAACAAAGCTATATCGCAATGGAGCCGGGGCAAGCACGCTGATTTGGATGTGTTTGGCCATTTTCATCAGGCCAAGCATGATGTGCGTTTTATCTCGAACGGCTCTTTAATCGGTTATAACGCGTTTGCGATTTCCATTAAGGCGGATTTTGAACCGCCTAAACAAGCATTTTTTTTAATGGATAGAAAGCGCGGCGTGACGATTTATGCGCCGATTATGTTTGACGATAATAAAAAATTTGATAATAATAAAAAATAATAAAATTCCCCGACATTGCAGTCGGGGTTTTCTTTATTTAAGGAAGTTTATATTATAATAATTTTATGGAGAAAATGATTAAATTAACCGCTTATTTGCAGGATATCGAAGTGTTGAAATCCGAAGTTTTAATTTCAGCTTTTAAGGCCGTTGACCGCGCGGATTTTATGCCGAAAGAGGCGCGGGAAATGGCTTATCTTGACGAGGCCTTGCCGATCGGCGAAAGCCAGACTATTTCTCAGCCCTATACGGTGGCGTTTATGCTGGAACTTTTAAATCCCCGGCCGGGCGAAAAAATAATGGATATTGGCGCGGGTTCGGGCTGGCAGTCGGCAATTTTAGCGGCCGTGGTTTCTTCCGGCAAATCCGAAGGAAAGGTGTTTTCCATTGAACGGCTCCCTTATCTTTGCGAATTTGGAAAGAAAAATATAGAAAAATATAATTTTATAAAAAAAGGGATAATAAAGCATTATTGCCAAGACGCTTTGGAAGGATTGGCGGATGAAGCGCCGTTTGACAAAATTATCGCCGCGGCCGCGCTTAATGTCCAACATCGGATGTTGAACATATTTGACATTGTGCCTCTGGCTTGGAAAAATCAGCTGAAAATCAACGGGGTGATTGTCGTGCCGATCGGTTCTTCTATCTGGAAATTCATTAAAAAAGAAGACAATGTTTTTGAAAAACAAGAATTTCCCGGCTTTGCTTTTGTGCCGTTTGTTTACCCCGTTAGAAGTAAGACGCCAGAGCCGTCTACCGTTCCGTTTGCAACGGAACGAACTCCCGTTAAAAATAAAATAAAAATTTTATCATTAATGCTTGCCGGCGTTTTATTTTTAACAGGCATATTTTATTATTTGTTTTTTTCTCCGCCGTACCGCGAATTTCCGGAGAAAACGGAAAAAATTTTTAATGTTGAAAAGGGAAAAAATTTAAGCGAAATTTCCCGGGATTTAAAAAATAAAGGATTTGTAAAAAACAATTTTGTTTTTAAAACGGTCTTTTCGCTGATGGCCGGGGAGAATAAAATCAAAGCGGGCGATTATTTGTTTGAGAAGCCGCTTTCCGTCTGGGAGATTAAAAATCGCCTGGCAAAAGGAATTTACGGAATAGCGCCGTTAAAAGTTACCATTCCCGAGGGTTGGACAGTTAAAGACATCGGGTTTTATTTTGAAAATTTAGGGACATTTTCTGCCGAAGAATTTTATTCGCTTTTTACTCAAGAAGAAGGTTATTTGTTTCCCGACACTTATTTTTTTAACGCTGATAACTTAAATCCGGAAATTATCGCAAAAACAATGCGGGAAAATTTTGAAAAAAAAATAACGCCGGAGATAACGGCGGAAATTGAACGGCAAGGAAAAAATCTTAAAGAAATAATTATTATGGCTTCAATCATTGAAAAAGAAATGGGCTCGGACGATGACGCCCGCGTCATTTCCGGCATTTTATGGAAAAGGTTTGAAGCCGGAATGGGTCTGCAAGCGGACGCGACTCTTACTTACATTATTGCTAAACCGTCGCTTAAATTAACGGAAGAAGATTTAGCCGTTGATTCGCCGTATAACACTTATAAATATCGCGGTTTGCCGCCGGCGCCTATTTCAAATCCCGGACTTAAAGCTATTCAGGCGGCGATTTTTCCGGAAAAATCGCCTTACTGGTATTATCTTCATGACCGCGAAGGCCAGCCGCATTATGCCGTTACGTTTGAAGAACATATTGAAAATAAGCAAAAATATTTGCAATAAAACTATCTCGGCTGCATAATAAAAAGTTATGAAAAAACCTAAAGTCTTCGTGGCTCTTTCCGGCGGAGTGGATTCTTCCGTGGCGGCGGCTCTTCTTAAAAAAGAAGAGCGTTTTGATATTATCGGCGCGCATATGATTTGCTGGAAAGACGCCGTGGCCCGCGCGAAAAATGAAAGATGCGCGGCGGAACGCGATGCCGAAGATGCGCGGCGGGTGGCGGATAAATTGGATATTCCTTTTTATGTTTTTGATTTTACCGAAGAATACCGCGAAAAAGTTTTTGATTACATGGTCAGGGAATACCGAAGCGGCCGGACGCCAAACCCAGACGTAATGTGCAATAAAGAAATCAAGTTTGGGATTTTTTTGGAAAAAGCCATTTCTTTGGGAGCGGATTTCGTGGCGACTGGCCATTATGCGAGAGTAAAGAATGTT from Candidatus Niyogibacteria bacterium includes:
- the rpsI gene encoding 30S ribosomal protein S9, translating into MLSSNLKKEKVDKKKTPKPKLEKIAVHKKKIIPEKTVDNGKKDQNYIEGVGRRKTSVARVRIIEGGKNFIVNGKDYAAYFPTLEMKRIVDGAFDKVGVLNRFGAEAHIYGGGIHSQAEALRHGLARALVKYNADFRKRLKKSSYLKRDPRMKERRKFGLKKARKSPQWKKR
- the rpsD gene encoding 30S ribosomal protein S4; the encoded protein is MLDLKCKKCRRAGEKLFLKGDRCFTPKCAMIKKSYSPGVHGKSKKRKRLSEYSLQLQEKQKLKFMYGLREKQFSNYIAKSIARNIESGKALLEFLESRLDNAVFRCGFALSRTMARQMVSHGHILVNGRKINIPSYGVKPEDTIQLRPQSLNKGIFSNLDLFLKKHKAAPWLSVDKSKKECRILTKPSDEAFSGININAIIEFYSR
- the mltG gene encoding endolytic transglycosylase MltG: MEKMIKLTAYLQDIEVLKSEVLISAFKAVDRADFMPKEAREMAYLDEALPIGESQTISQPYTVAFMLELLNPRPGEKIMDIGAGSGWQSAILAAVVSSGKSEGKVFSIERLPYLCEFGKKNIEKYNFIKKGIIKHYCQDALEGLADEAPFDKIIAAAALNVQHRMLNIFDIVPLAWKNQLKINGVIVVPIGSSIWKFIKKEDNVFEKQEFPGFAFVPFVYPVRSKTPEPSTVPFATERTPVKNKIKILSLMLAGVLFLTGIFYYLFFSPPYREFPEKTEKIFNVEKGKNLSEISRDLKNKGFVKNNFVFKTVFSLMAGENKIKAGDYLFEKPLSVWEIKNRLAKGIYGIAPLKVTIPEGWTVKDIGFYFENLGTFSAEEFYSLFTQEEGYLFPDTYFFNADNLNPEIIAKTMRENFEKKITPEITAEIERQGKNLKEIIIMASIIEKEMGSDDDARVISGILWKRFEAGMGLQADATLTYIIAKPSLKLTEEDLAVDSPYNTYKYRGLPPAPISNPGLKAIQAAIFPEKSPYWYYLHDREGQPHYAVTFEEHIENKQKYLQ
- the rplQ gene encoding 50S ribosomal protein L17, with product MRHQKKNRKFGLVRKVRRALLKGLSRSLIKYERIKTTEAKAKELRPLVERLVTKSKIDTIHHRRRAARLLGKEETKKIFTEIAPRYLERSGGYTRIVKLQRRKKDDARMAIIEFI
- the rplM gene encoding 50S ribosomal protein L13; protein product: MTEHEIDVKGKSLGRAASEAAAILRGKNRPDFVPHLAPKIKLKILNVNGINIKEAKKEKKFYKRYSGYPSGLKEIKMKDVLVKDSREVFRKAVWGMLPKNKLRSEMIKNLLFEK
- a CDS encoding DNA-directed RNA polymerase subunit alpha, with amino-acid sequence MEIILPSKPKIIEETEFKGVYEIEGLYPGYGHTLGNSLRRILLSSLPGAAIITVKISGVEHEFSTIEGVKEDVINILLNLKNIRLKIHAEEPQILTLRAEKQKKITAKDIKTPSQVEIINKDAPIATLTSKNSKLNAEIVAIKGIGYVPREMIVKDKVEVGTMVLDAIFTPIKKVNYEVENMRVGDRTDFNRLRISLQTDGTISPKEAFESAVNIMIKQLKAISGWKESEMKEDKEAPQLKNVVLSKKETPEKINPVKFRGAKDLTGVKIEDLNLSSRILSALKEAGIKTIGGLTKKKEENLLKIEGFGKKALEEIKESLNNLGLSLKE
- the rpmG gene encoding 50S ribosomal protein L33, with translation MSQDNLIKIQCGACKRVNYWSRKNKKKVERKIELKKFCKWCRKHTAHKESKK